One part of the Candidatus Coatesbacteria bacterium genome encodes these proteins:
- a CDS encoding outer membrane beta-barrel protein, whose amino-acid sequence MRKLIPLLILLTALPALALFSVGGRIGYLAPMGEYADNFEGGLTGGFRMGLGLIPIVDVTLNVDYVESAFKPEEIDGIDVLSEHYNTIIPIYLQGKLKLPGVLSPYAVGGVGLYYYDFQFSDAEGNEYEDKGLKWGFNAGLGAEIGFLGFLGAYADATYHWTESDLSDISCLTLQAGFYIGF is encoded by the coding sequence ATGCGCAAGCTCATCCCCCTGCTCATTCTGTTGACCGCCCTGCCCGCCCTGGCCCTGTTCAGCGTCGGCGGTCGCATCGGCTACCTGGCGCCGATGGGCGAGTACGCCGACAACTTCGAGGGCGGCCTGACCGGCGGCTTCCGCATGGGGCTCGGCCTGATCCCCATCGTCGACGTGACGCTAAACGTCGACTACGTCGAAAGCGCCTTCAAACCCGAGGAGATCGACGGGATAGACGTCCTCTCCGAACACTACAACACCATCATCCCCATCTACCTCCAAGGCAAGCTCAAGCTGCCCGGCGTGTTGAGTCCCTACGCCGTCGGCGGCGTCGGCCTCTACTACTACGACTTCCAGTTCTCCGACGCCGAGGGTAACGAGTACGAGGACAAGGGCCTTAAGTGGGGCTTCAACGCCGGGCTGGGCGCCGAGATCGGCTTCCTGGGGTTTTTGGGCGCCTACGCCGACGCCACCTACCACTGGACCGAGTCCGACCTGTCCGACATCAGTTGCCTGACGCTGCAGGCCGGCTTCTACATCGGCTTCTAG
- the cysE gene encoding serine O-acetyltransferase translates to MLTRISATLTSIRRRDPAASSRLTVLLVYPGLHALALHRTAHALWNLGLRLPARLLSNLTRFLTGIEIHPAARIGRRVFIDHGHGVVIGETAEVGDDTVIYHGVTLGGVSRRPGKRHPTVGRGVVLGAGSKVLGAVSIGDGARIGPNAVVRRDVAAGQLVLGPERAAARIEKLERRLAGLTDELADLRARVANEECRCWA, encoded by the coding sequence GTGCTCACGCGGATTTCTGCAACCCTGACTAGTATCCGCCGTCGCGATCCGGCGGCTTCGAGCCGCCTGACGGTGCTGCTCGTCTATCCGGGTCTCCACGCCCTGGCCCTCCACCGGACCGCCCACGCCCTCTGGAACCTAGGCCTGCGCCTGCCCGCCCGCCTGCTGTCCAACCTGACCCGTTTCCTCACCGGCATCGAGATCCACCCGGCCGCCCGTATCGGCCGGCGCGTGTTCATCGACCACGGCCACGGCGTCGTCATCGGTGAGACCGCCGAGGTCGGGGACGACACCGTCATCTACCACGGGGTGACCCTGGGCGGCGTCAGCCGTCGTCCGGGCAAGCGCCATCCCACGGTGGGACGGGGCGTGGTGCTGGGCGCCGGGTCCAAGGTCCTGGGAGCGGTGAGCATCGGCGACGGGGCGCGGATCGGCCCCAACGCCGTGGTCCGCCGCGACGTGGCCGCGGGTCAACTGGTCCTGGGGCCGGAGAGGGCCGCGGCGCGGATCGAAAAACTGGAGCGGCGGCTGGCCGGTCTGACCGACGAGCTGGCCGACCTGAGGGCCCGGGTCGCTAACGAGGAGTGCCGATGTTGGGCGTAG
- a CDS encoding pyridoxal-phosphate dependent enzyme, which produces MLGVGDTPLKKLDKLFPDAAVYAKLEGANPGGSVKDRVALALLLDGRRRGYLSEGGAVVEATSGNTGIGLAWVGAELGFAVTVVMPEGFSPERAAAMELHGARLELTPAESGMAGALARARELAVVGAWLPGQFTNPAVVEAHRRVTAREIAEDLAVVPAGLVCGVGTGGTLTGLALGLRRRWPELEVYAVEPAASAVLSGGQPGSHGLEGLGAGFIPPFYSPELVDEIIQVDDDTAFEHCRELYRREGIQAGPSSGAALAACRRLLDDGAADPLVTVLPDHGKRYLSTDLFAGLDIEPTNG; this is translated from the coding sequence ATGTTGGGCGTAGGTGACACGCCGCTGAAGAAACTGGACAAGCTGTTCCCCGACGCCGCCGTCTACGCCAAGCTCGAGGGCGCCAACCCCGGGGGCAGCGTCAAGGATCGGGTGGCCCTGGCTTTGCTGCTGGACGGCCGCCGACGCGGCTACCTGTCCGAGGGCGGCGCCGTCGTTGAGGCCACCAGCGGCAACACGGGCATCGGCCTGGCCTGGGTCGGCGCCGAGCTGGGCTTCGCGGTGACCGTGGTGATGCCCGAGGGCTTCAGCCCGGAGCGGGCGGCGGCGATGGAGCTTCACGGCGCCCGCCTCGAGCTGACCCCGGCCGAGTCCGGGATGGCCGGAGCCCTGGCCCGGGCCCGGGAGCTGGCCGTCGTGGGCGCCTGGCTGCCGGGGCAGTTCACCAATCCCGCCGTCGTCGAGGCCCACCGGCGGGTCACGGCCCGGGAGATCGCCGAGGACCTTGCGGTGGTCCCGGCGGGGCTGGTCTGCGGCGTGGGCACCGGCGGGACGCTGACCGGCCTGGCACTGGGGCTGCGCCGCCGCTGGCCCGAGCTGGAGGTCTACGCCGTCGAACCGGCGGCCAGCGCCGTGCTCTCCGGCGGACAACCGGGCTCCCACGGCCTCGAGGGTCTCGGCGCCGGCTTCATCCCGCCCTTCTACAGCCCCGAGCTGGTCGACGAGATCATCCAGGTCGATGACGATACGGCCTTCGAGCACTGCCGGGAGCTGTACCGCCGCGAGGGCATCCAGGCCGGCCCCAGCTCCGGTGCCGCCCTGGCCGCTTGTCGGCGTTTACTGGATGACGGCGCCGCCGACCCCCTGGTGACCGTGCTGCCGGACCACGGGAAGCGCTATCTCTCGACGGACCTCTTCGCCGGACTGGATATTGAGCCCACGAACGGCTAA